The sequence CAGACATTTTATCTGAGTTTTCGAAAAAGAAAATTCTGGTAATAGGCGATATCATGCTCGATGCCTATATCTGGGGAAATGTCAGCCGCATTTCTCCTGAAGCTCCGGTGCCGGTTGTGCTGGTCAATCAAAAGGAATACCGACTGGGTGGTGCCGGGAATGTGGCCCTGAACATTAAAAGCCTTGGTGCAGCCCCATTGCTGGTTTCCATGACCGGAGATGACGAGGAAGCATCCTTTCTCTTTAATTTGCTAAATGAGAAAAAAATAGCCCCGGAATTTTTGCTGAAATCCTCCATGCGTAAAACCACTACCAAAACACGTATTATTGCCAATCATCAGCAACAGCTGATCAGGATAGACAACGAAGACAGCCGCCCATTAAACGAGTTTGACCAGAATTTACTGACAGATAAAGTCATGGAAATTTTACCCCTTGCCGATGCAGTTGTTTTTTCCGATTACGACAAGGGTGTTCTGAATCAAAAGATTATTCAGCTTGTTATCAGTGAAGCCAGGCGT is a genomic window of Sphingobacteriales bacterium containing:
- a CDS encoding D-glycero-beta-D-manno-heptose-7-phosphate kinase, translated to MNKQTPTDILSEFSKKKILVIGDIMLDAYIWGNVSRISPEAPVPVVLVNQKEYRLGGAGNVALNIKSLGAAPLLVSMTGDDEEASFLFNLLNEKKIAPEFLLKSSMRKTTTKTRIIANHQQQLIRIDNEDSRPLNEFDQNLLTDKVMEILPLADAVVFSDYDKGVLNQKIIQLVISEARRLHIPTIADPKKDNFFSYQQATLFKPNLKELQEGLQMTFRRPVVMEELNAAANKLFEKMNIDIAFITLSDEGIYVNNRESGKIIPSHKRNIYDVSGAGDTVSAVAALSMACGL